The following proteins are co-located in the Imtechella halotolerans genome:
- a CDS encoding HAD family hydrolase, with product MKKYFIFDMDGVLIDSEPVHQQILSQTFQELGISLLDEYYYTLVGMAAGPMWEKIKADFALHEEVGSLVKKHKVLKGQLLPSYTIPATPGILSLLNRLKLEGYVMAVASSSPKLLIESYTSQLHIQSFFQEFVSGEEVSRSKPFPDIFLKTADLLGVLPSVCIVIEDSRNGVVAAKSAGMFCIGYKNEHSGPQDLSMADVIIEHFDEITSEFLSNLPVCHQL from the coding sequence ATGAAAAAGTATTTTATTTTTGATATGGATGGGGTTTTGATAGATAGTGAGCCTGTGCACCAGCAAATCCTTTCGCAAACCTTTCAGGAATTAGGTATTTCCTTATTAGACGAGTATTATTATACCTTAGTGGGTATGGCTGCAGGACCAATGTGGGAAAAGATTAAAGCAGATTTTGCATTACATGAAGAAGTTGGTAGTCTTGTAAAAAAGCACAAAGTACTTAAGGGTCAATTATTACCGTCCTACACTATACCTGCAACCCCAGGTATTTTATCACTGCTTAATAGACTTAAGTTAGAAGGATATGTTATGGCAGTTGCCTCGTCATCTCCTAAATTGCTCATTGAGAGCTATACTTCTCAATTGCATATTCAATCTTTTTTTCAGGAATTTGTTAGTGGAGAAGAGGTGAGTCGAAGTAAACCTTTTCCTGACATTTTTTTAAAAACTGCCGATTTACTGGGAGTTTTACCCTCTGTCTGTATAGTTATAGAAGATAGCCGAAATGGAGTTGTAGCAGCGAAATCTGCCGGAATGTTTTGTATTGGTTATAAAAACGAACATTCTGGGCCACAAGATTTATCGATGGCAGATGTGATCATTGAACATTTTGATGAGATTACCAGTGAATTTTTAAGTAACTTGCCCGTATGTCATCAGTTGTAA
- a CDS encoding quinone-dependent dihydroorotate dehydrogenase, whose translation MYKLIIRPVLFWFDPEKVHHFVFSSLRIISKIPGVSTLIRSNFEISDPRLEREVFGLKFKNPVGLAAGFDKDARLYKELDNLGFGFIEIGTLTPKAQPGNPKKRLFRLKEDNAIINRMGFNNGGVEEAVLRLKENKGILIGGNIGKNKVTPNEEAVTDYVICYDALYPYVDYFVVNVSSPNTPNLRELQDKEPLTALLKTLQQRNEMQIKPKPILLKIAPDLTNDQLLDIIDIVKQTQIAGVIATNTTIARGGLHSLNQKEMGGLSGKPLKSRSTEVIRFLSEQSGKAFPIIGVGGIHSAEDALEKLDAGASLVQLYTGFIYEGPKLIKNINQALLGQ comes from the coding sequence ATGTACAAACTAATTATCAGACCGGTACTTTTTTGGTTTGACCCTGAAAAAGTGCATCATTTTGTATTTTCATCTCTAAGAATAATAAGTAAAATTCCAGGAGTTAGCACATTGATTCGTTCAAATTTTGAAATTAGCGATCCGAGACTTGAACGTGAAGTGTTTGGGCTAAAGTTTAAAAACCCGGTAGGACTTGCTGCTGGTTTTGATAAAGATGCTCGTCTTTATAAAGAATTGGATAATTTGGGGTTTGGTTTTATAGAAATAGGAACATTGACACCAAAGGCTCAACCTGGGAATCCTAAAAAACGACTTTTTAGGTTAAAGGAGGATAACGCTATTATTAATAGGATGGGCTTCAATAATGGTGGTGTAGAAGAAGCTGTACTTCGATTAAAAGAGAATAAAGGAATTCTTATTGGTGGAAATATCGGGAAAAACAAAGTGACTCCAAATGAAGAAGCAGTTACGGATTATGTTATTTGTTATGATGCGCTATACCCTTATGTCGATTATTTTGTGGTGAATGTTAGTTCACCTAATACACCTAATTTAAGAGAGTTGCAAGATAAAGAGCCATTAACAGCATTGTTAAAGACTTTGCAGCAACGCAATGAAATGCAAATTAAACCAAAGCCAATTTTATTGAAAATAGCGCCAGATTTAACTAATGATCAATTACTGGATATCATTGATATAGTGAAACAGACTCAAATAGCAGGTGTAATTGCTACAAATACAACCATTGCAAGAGGTGGTTTACATTCTTTAAATCAGAAAGAGATGGGAGGGTTGAGTGGAAAGCCTTTAAAAAGTCGCTCTACCGAAGTTATTCGTTTTCTTTCTGAACAAAGTGGAAAAGCCTTTCCTATTATAGGGGTAGGAGGAATTCATTCTGCTGAGGATGCGCTGGAAAAATTAGATGCTGGAGCCTCCTTAGTACAGTTGTATACTGGATTTATTTACGAAGGGCCTAAACTAATTAAAAATATTAATCAGGCATTATTAGGTCAATAG